The stretch of DNA CCGGACGCGAATTGTGTTCCATCAGGGCGTTGTTGCGCGTCCGGCGCGCGGCGGCGCGGCGTGCCGGGTAGTCGCTTTTCCATTCGGCCTGCTCGGCCGGAGCCAGCGGCCGGTTGTGGGCCGGGATGACATAGTTCGCCGTGCGCTGAAAAACCGTGAGCCGGTCCGCCGCCCGGGCGACGATCGGAATGGTCTGGATCCCCGACGATCCCGTGCCGACGATGCCGACGCGGCGGCCGCTGAAATCGACCCCGCCGCGCGGCCAGTCCGCCGTTCTGTGGAGATCGCCCGCGAACGCGGCCAGCCCCGGTATTTCCGGAACGATCGGGACCGACAGGCATCCCGTCGCCATGATGCAGAAGGTAGCGTCGTAGCATGGGCCGGTCTCCGTCTCGATCGCCCAACGGCCCCTGTTCTCGTCGAACGTTGCGGCCGTAACCCGGGCGTTGAGCCGGATATCGCGGTGCAGATCGAACCTGTCCGCCACATGCCGGATATAGCGCAGGATTTCCGGCTGCGAGGCATAGCGTTCGGTCCAGGTCCACGCTTGCTGCACGTCGTCGGAAAACGAATAGGAATATTGCAGGCTCTCGATGTCGCACCGCGCGCCCGGATAGCGGTTGCGGTACCAGGTGCCGCCGATGCCCGCCTCGGCCTCGAGCACGCACACGGTGTATCCGCGCGCGCGCAACCTGTAGAGGGCATAGAGGCCGGCAAACCCCGCGCCCACCACGATCGCATCGAAAGTCATCGGCATCTTTCCGCTACCGGACACCTGCCGGAAATGGGGAATTCGGCAAAGATTCAATCACGGGAGAATTCATCGAAAACCGTCTTGAGTCCGTCAATAGCCGGCGGGCCGCAGTATCGGCGCCCATTCGGACCGGAGCGGCGAAACGCAATTCGCAGCGAAACCGGTCTCAATGGTAGTTTGGCAACCGAATACCTATCGCATCGGGAAGGGCATACCCATGAGAAAGATAATTTCAGCAATCGCTGTGGCCGGTATTGCGGTGGCCGTTGCCGGGTTCCAATCGGCGTCGGCAACGGACCGGGCCCGCGCTGCGATGAAGAATGCAAAGGGCGAATCGGTCGGCGAAGTCTCGCTGCGCCGGACGCATCAAGGCACATTGCTGCACGCGAGACTGTCGAACCTGCCGCCCGGCGCCCACGCCTTCCACGTCCACGCCATCGGAAAATGCACGCCGCCATTCAAATCGGCGGGCGGCCATTTCAATCCGGACGGCAAGAAACACGGCTTCGACAACAGCGAAGGCATGCACGCCGGCGACATGCCCAACATCCATGTCCGGGCCTCCGGCAGCCTGGAGATCGAGATTCTGAACACCCTCCTCGAACTCGGCCCCGCCCTGTTCGACGGCGACGGCGCGGCAATCGTGATCCATGCCGGGCCCGACGACTACCGGACGGATCCGGCCGGCGCCGCCGGCGCGCGCATTGCCTGTGGAGTCATCAGCAAGTAAGGCGTCGGGCGCCCGGGAGGGCCTGCAAAGGCCCGACGGTTGCAGACGAAGGCTATGTCCTGATATTTCCGGGGCCGAACGTCTGCCAGCGGAGCCTGCCGCCATGAAATTCGTCCTGACGCTGACCGTTGCGGTCGCCCTCGCCCTGACCGGTCTGTCGGGGCCGACCGCGGCCGATGCCGTAAGGGGCAAGAAGAACTTCAAGCGCTGCAAGGCCTGTCATTCGCTGACCGAAGGCAAGAAGCTGACCGGTCCGTCGCTGCA from Rhodospirillaceae bacterium encodes:
- a CDS encoding superoxide dismutase family protein; the protein is MKNAKGESVGEVSLRRTHQGTLLHARLSNLPPGAHAFHVHAIGKCTPPFKSAGGHFNPDGKKHGFDNSEGMHAGDMPNIHVRASGSLEIEILNTLLELGPALFDGDGAAIVIHAGPDDYRTDPAGAAGARIACGVISK